From the genome of Cedecea lapagei, one region includes:
- the pxpC gene encoding 5-oxoprolinase subunit PxpC: MLKVIRAGIQTSVQDTGREGLRQLGVSRCGALDIPAISVANLLVGNEPEAPALEIVLGQCVIEFGRDGWFALTGAGCHATLDGKAVWTGWRLPVKAGQKLTLKTPSHGMRSYLAVDGGLDVPQVMGSYSTDLKAGIGGHKGRLLRDGDRLPWPKTKRNFQRSRGVKQLLWGNRIRALSGPEYQEFSHEAQESFWRMAWQINPQSNRMGYRLQGPQLGRTSQREMLSHGLLPGVIQVPHNGQPIVLMNDAQTTGGYPRIACVIEADLYHLAQVRLGEPIHFVPCSLEEALNARREQGIYLEQIAWQLAQEQ, translated from the coding sequence ATGCTGAAGGTGATTCGTGCCGGTATTCAAACCAGCGTGCAGGATACCGGGCGTGAAGGGCTGCGCCAGCTTGGCGTAAGCCGCTGCGGAGCGCTGGATATTCCGGCTATCTCCGTTGCTAATTTATTGGTCGGCAACGAGCCTGAGGCACCGGCGCTTGAGATCGTGCTTGGGCAGTGCGTAATTGAGTTCGGCCGTGACGGCTGGTTTGCGCTGACCGGCGCAGGCTGCCATGCAACACTGGATGGCAAAGCCGTGTGGACAGGATGGCGGTTGCCAGTTAAAGCTGGGCAAAAATTAACCCTGAAAACCCCGTCGCACGGTATGCGCAGCTACCTGGCCGTTGACGGAGGCCTGGATGTCCCTCAGGTAATGGGGTCTTACAGCACGGATCTTAAAGCCGGCATCGGCGGTCATAAAGGGCGTTTGTTGCGTGATGGCGATCGGCTACCCTGGCCTAAAACAAAGCGTAACTTTCAGCGCTCGCGTGGCGTAAAACAGCTGCTGTGGGGCAACCGTATTCGCGCCCTGAGTGGCCCGGAATATCAGGAGTTTAGCCACGAGGCGCAGGAGAGTTTCTGGCGCATGGCCTGGCAAATCAACCCGCAGAGCAACCGGATGGGGTACCGCCTGCAGGGACCTCAGCTGGGGCGCACTTCGCAGCGGGAAATGCTGTCCCATGGCCTGCTGCCCGGCGTTATTCAGGTGCCGCATAACGGCCAGCCTATTGTGCTGATGAACGATGCTCAGACAACCGGTGGTTATCCCCGCATTGCCTGCGTGATTGAGGCCGATCTTTACCATCTGGCACAGGTCAGACTCGGGGAACCCATCCACTTTGTGCCCTGTTCGCTGGAAGAGGCGCTGAACGCACGCCGCGAGCAGGGAATTTATCTTGAACAGATTGCCTGGCAGCTGGCACAGGAACAATAA
- the pxpB gene encoding 5-oxoprolinase subunit PxpB has product MQRARCYLLGEKAVVLELEPPVMLASQQRIWGLLQRLNASEEVSEAIPGMNNITVVLKDPRSLALDGIEWLQRWWEESEAVIPTSRLVEIPVVYGGEAGPDLEVVARHNDLTPAQVVALHSGALYIVYFLGFQPGFPYLGGLPEALASPRRASPRLQVAAGSVGIGGSQTGIYPLETPGGWQLIGRTSLRLFNPDSPTPTLLLPGDSVRFVPQKEGIC; this is encoded by the coding sequence GTGCAACGAGCTCGCTGTTATTTGTTAGGTGAAAAAGCGGTGGTTCTGGAGCTGGAGCCCCCCGTCATGCTTGCCAGCCAGCAGCGAATTTGGGGGCTGCTGCAGCGTCTCAACGCCTCGGAAGAGGTGAGCGAGGCTATTCCGGGCATGAATAACATCACCGTTGTGCTAAAAGATCCCCGGAGTCTTGCGCTGGACGGTATCGAATGGCTACAGCGCTGGTGGGAAGAGAGTGAGGCGGTGATTCCGACCTCCCGTCTGGTTGAGATCCCGGTGGTTTACGGCGGCGAAGCCGGGCCGGATCTTGAGGTTGTGGCTCGCCACAACGATCTGACGCCGGCGCAGGTTGTCGCTCTTCACTCCGGTGCCCTATACATCGTCTATTTTCTTGGTTTTCAGCCAGGGTTTCCCTATCTGGGCGGATTACCTGAAGCCCTTGCTTCACCACGTCGCGCGTCTCCCCGGCTGCAGGTTGCCGCGGGCTCCGTGGGGATTGGCGGTAGCCAGACCGGCATCTACCCGCTGGAGACGCCCGGCGGCTGGCAGCTTATTGGCCGTACCTCGCTAAGATTGTTCAACCCTGACAGCCCGACGCCGACCCTATTGTTGCCCGGAGACAGCGTGCGTTTTGTGCCGCAGAAGGAGGGCATATGCTGA
- a CDS encoding type 2 GTP cyclohydrolase I, with amino-acid sequence MKNSELERLINEKLNSAAISDYAPNGLQVEGREEIRKIVTGVTASQALLDEAVRQQADAVIVHHGYFWKNESPVIRGMKRNRLKTLLANDINLYGWHLPLDAHPQLGNNAQLGALLGIETKGEVESLVPWGEFPTPLSGVELASWIEMRLGRTPLWCGDTGPDQIRRVAWCTGGGQSFIDSAARFGVDAFITGEVSEQTIHSAREQGLHFYAAGHHATERGGIQALSDWLNSETDLDVIFIDIPNPA; translated from the coding sequence ATGAAAAACAGTGAACTGGAACGCCTGATTAATGAAAAGCTGAACAGCGCGGCGATTAGCGATTACGCCCCCAACGGCCTGCAAGTTGAAGGCCGGGAAGAGATCCGCAAGATTGTCACCGGCGTGACCGCCAGCCAGGCGCTGCTGGATGAAGCCGTGCGCCAGCAGGCTGATGCGGTGATTGTGCACCATGGCTATTTCTGGAAAAACGAATCCCCGGTGATCCGCGGCATGAAGCGCAACCGCCTGAAAACGCTGCTGGCTAACGATATCAACCTCTACGGCTGGCATTTGCCGCTCGATGCCCATCCGCAGCTGGGCAATAATGCGCAGCTTGGTGCTCTGCTGGGGATTGAAACAAAAGGGGAAGTTGAGTCGCTGGTGCCGTGGGGCGAGTTCCCGACGCCGCTTTCCGGCGTTGAACTTGCCTCCTGGATTGAGATGCGTTTAGGGCGCACGCCGCTCTGGTGCGGTGATACCGGCCCGGATCAGATACGCCGCGTTGCGTGGTGTACCGGAGGGGGACAAAGCTTCATCGATAGCGCCGCACGCTTTGGTGTGGATGCCTTTATTACCGGCGAGGTTTCCGAGCAGACAATTCATTCTGCTCGTGAGCAGGGTCTACATTTCTACGCCGCTGGCCACCATGCCACCGAGCGCGGCGGGATCCAGGCGCTGAGCGACTGGCTAAACAGCGAAACCGATCTCGACGTTATCTTTATCGATATCCCTAACCCAGCCTGA
- the phrB gene encoding deoxyribodipyrimidine photo-lyase, which produces MSTHLVWFRNDLRVHDNYALHAACRSPDAKVIGIFVVTPEQWHQHVMAPKQAEFIFEHLQALGHALAGRGIELHIRQVADFTASVACIKDFCAEQNVGALFYNYQYEVNERARDAAMEKALEGKVTLQGFDDSLLLAPGSVTTGNQEMYKVFTPFSKAFIRRLQEGLPECVPAPKARGEVHFNEHFDFDVPREAFDRDIFPAGEQEAIGMLRKFCLQPAADYQEQRDFPAIEGTSRLSPYLAIGVLSPRQCLHRLLKEHPKALEGEAGATWLNELIWREFYRHLIVAYPKLCRHRPFIAWTDNVRWSEDEALLEAWKQGKTGYPIVDAAMRQLNTTGWMHNRLRMVVASFLVKDLLIDWRHGERYFMSRLIDGDLAANNGGWQWAASTGTDAAPYFRIFNPTTQGERFDADGRFIRHWLPELQQVPGKHIHSPWDWAAKQKRTLDYPRPIVDHKQARLKTLAAYEAARK; this is translated from the coding sequence ATGTCCACCCATCTTGTCTGGTTTCGCAACGATCTTCGTGTTCACGATAACTACGCCTTACACGCCGCCTGCCGGAGCCCTGATGCAAAAGTCATCGGGATATTTGTTGTTACGCCAGAGCAGTGGCATCAGCATGTCATGGCGCCAAAGCAGGCAGAATTTATCTTTGAGCATCTGCAGGCCCTGGGTCATGCGCTTGCCGGGCGCGGCATTGAACTTCATATCAGGCAGGTCGCTGATTTCACAGCATCGGTGGCATGCATAAAAGATTTTTGCGCCGAACAAAACGTCGGGGCGCTTTTTTACAACTACCAGTACGAAGTCAACGAGCGTGCCCGCGACGCTGCTATGGAAAAAGCCCTTGAAGGTAAAGTCACCCTACAGGGATTTGATGACAGCCTTTTGCTGGCGCCCGGTAGTGTGACCACCGGCAACCAGGAGATGTATAAAGTTTTCACCCCTTTCAGCAAGGCATTTATTCGGCGTTTGCAGGAAGGTCTGCCGGAGTGCGTGCCTGCGCCCAAAGCTCGGGGAGAGGTCCACTTCAACGAACATTTTGACTTCGATGTGCCACGTGAGGCGTTTGACCGCGACATTTTCCCGGCAGGCGAGCAGGAAGCGATTGGTATGCTGCGCAAGTTCTGCCTGCAGCCGGCCGCCGACTATCAGGAGCAGCGGGATTTCCCGGCTATCGAAGGGACCAGTCGTCTGTCTCCCTATCTGGCTATCGGCGTTTTGTCTCCACGCCAGTGCCTGCATCGCTTGCTCAAAGAACACCCCAAAGCGCTGGAGGGCGAGGCCGGTGCGACCTGGCTTAACGAGCTGATCTGGCGGGAATTTTACCGCCACCTGATAGTGGCTTACCCCAAGCTTTGCCGTCACCGGCCGTTTATTGCCTGGACTGATAACGTTCGCTGGAGCGAAGATGAAGCGCTGCTCGAGGCCTGGAAGCAGGGCAAAACCGGCTATCCGATTGTCGATGCGGCGATGCGTCAGCTGAATACCACGGGCTGGATGCATAATCGCTTACGCATGGTGGTGGCGAGTTTCCTGGTAAAGGATCTGCTGATCGACTGGCGGCACGGCGAGCGCTACTTTATGTCCCGGCTGATTGACGGTGACCTGGCGGCCAACAACGGTGGCTGGCAGTGGGCCGCCTCTACCGGGACCGACGCCGCCCCCTATTTCCGTATTTTTAACCCCACCACTCAGGGGGAACGCTTCGACGCCGACGGCCGCTTTATCCGCCACTGGCTGCCGGAACTTCAACAGGTTCCGGGTAAACATATCCATTCGCCGTGGGACTGGGCGGCTAAGCAAAAGCGAACGCTGGACTACCCGCGTCCGATTGTTGACCATAAGCAGGCTCGACTGAAGACGCTTGCGGCCTATGAGGCGGCAAGGAAATAA
- a CDS encoding YbfA family protein produces MSLYKKYPAHQVILRRIFAVAAGVLALPVMLFWKDRARFYSYLHRVWSKTSDKPVWMAQSEACAFDFY; encoded by the coding sequence ATGTCTTTATATAAAAAATACCCTGCGCATCAGGTCATCCTGCGTCGCATATTTGCAGTAGCGGCGGGCGTGCTGGCTCTGCCGGTAATGCTGTTCTGGAAAGATCGCGCCCGTTTTTACAGCTACCTGCACCGCGTGTGGTCCAAAACCAGCGACAAGCCGGTATGGATGGCGCAATCAGAAGCCTGCGCCTTCGATTTTTACTAA
- the kdpF gene encoding K(+)-transporting ATPase subunit F — translation MSAGVITGIVLVFLLLGYLVYALIKAEAF, via the coding sequence GTGAGTGCAGGCGTCATAACCGGCATCGTGCTGGTCTTCTTGCTGTTGGGTTACCTTGTTTATGCCCTGATCAAAGCGGAGGCGTTTTAA
- the kdpA gene encoding potassium-transporting ATPase subunit KdpA yields MAASGFLLIASFLLVLFALAKPLGALLARMVDGEPLPMVGRIEPLLWTLIGSKGEEMGWKRYLMAILAFNVFGLLVLIAMLMFQDSLPLNPQHLPGLSWHLALNTAVSFVSNTDWQSYGGETTLSYFSQMVGLTVQNFVSAATGIAVVFALIRGFSRHSASTLGNAWVDLTRVTLYILLPISLLMALFFISQGSLQNFAAYQPYTTIEGVQHLLPMGPVASQEAIKMLGTNGGGFFNANSSHPFENPTALTNFVQMLSIFLIPAALCFAFGEAVGDRRQGRALLWAMTIIFVICVVVVMWAELQGNPHFTQLGANSSINMEGKESRFGILNSSLFAVITTAASCGAVNAMHDSFTALGGMVPMWLMQIGEVVFGGVGAGLYGMLLFVLLAVFIAGLMIGRTPEYLGKKIDVPEMKMTSLAILITPALVLLGAALALMTEAGRSGIANPGIHGFSEVLYAVSSAANNNGSAFAGLSTNTPFWNVLLAVCMWFGRFGVIIPVMAIAGSLAAKKSQAVSIGTLPTHGPLFIGLLIGTVVLVGALTFIPALALGPVAEHLSLVNF; encoded by the coding sequence ATGGCTGCGTCCGGATTTTTACTGATAGCCAGCTTCCTGCTGGTGCTCTTCGCCCTTGCGAAACCGCTGGGGGCTCTGCTTGCCCGCATGGTCGACGGTGAACCTTTGCCAATGGTCGGCCGCATAGAGCCTCTTCTGTGGACGCTGATTGGCAGTAAAGGGGAAGAGATGGGCTGGAAACGCTACCTGATGGCGATTCTGGCCTTTAACGTTTTCGGGCTGCTCGTGCTTATCGCGATGCTGATGTTCCAGGACAGCCTGCCTCTCAACCCTCAGCATCTGCCAGGGCTTTCATGGCACTTAGCGCTGAATACCGCGGTAAGCTTCGTCTCCAACACCGACTGGCAGTCCTACGGCGGCGAGACCACGCTCAGCTACTTCAGCCAGATGGTCGGCCTGACGGTACAGAACTTTGTTTCAGCGGCGACCGGTATTGCGGTGGTGTTTGCGCTGATCCGCGGCTTCTCTCGCCATTCCGCCAGCACGCTGGGTAACGCCTGGGTCGATTTAACCCGCGTGACGCTCTACATTCTGCTGCCGATTTCTCTGCTGATGGCGCTGTTCTTTATCAGCCAGGGCTCGCTGCAGAACTTCGCTGCTTATCAGCCGTACACCACGATTGAGGGCGTTCAGCACCTGCTGCCGATGGGGCCAGTCGCCTCTCAGGAAGCTATTAAAATGCTGGGTACCAACGGGGGCGGCTTCTTTAACGCCAACTCGTCACACCCGTTTGAGAACCCAACCGCGCTGACTAACTTCGTTCAGATGCTCTCCATCTTCCTGATCCCGGCAGCACTTTGCTTCGCCTTCGGTGAAGCCGTGGGCGACCGTCGTCAGGGGCGTGCGCTGCTTTGGGCGATGACCATTATCTTCGTGATCTGCGTCGTGGTGGTGATGTGGGCCGAACTGCAGGGCAACCCGCACTTCACCCAACTGGGCGCTAACAGCAGCATCAACATGGAAGGTAAAGAGAGCCGCTTCGGCATTCTTAACAGCAGCCTGTTCGCGGTGATTACTACCGCCGCCTCCTGCGGCGCGGTCAACGCGATGCACGACTCCTTTACCGCGCTGGGCGGCATGGTGCCAATGTGGCTGATGCAGATTGGTGAAGTGGTGTTCGGCGGTGTAGGCGCTGGCCTGTACGGCATGCTGCTCTTCGTGCTGCTGGCGGTGTTTATCGCCGGGCTGATGATTGGCCGTACGCCGGAGTATCTGGGCAAGAAAATCGACGTCCCTGAAATGAAGATGACCTCGCTGGCGATTCTTATCACGCCTGCCCTGGTTCTGCTCGGCGCCGCGCTGGCGCTAATGACCGAAGCGGGCCGCAGCGGAATAGCTAACCCTGGTATTCATGGGTTCAGCGAAGTGCTGTACGCCGTTTCTTCCGCCGCCAACAACAACGGCAGCGCCTTCGCCGGCCTGAGCACCAACACGCCGTTCTGGAACGTGCTGCTCGCCGTGTGCATGTGGTTCGGTCGCTTCGGGGTGATTATCCCGGTGATGGCGATTGCCGGTTCTCTGGCCGCGAAAAAATCTCAGGCCGTCAGCATCGGTACGCTGCCAACGCACGGCCCGCTGTTTATCGGTTTACTGATTGGGACAGTCGTGCTGGTTGGCGCCCTGACCTTTATCCCCGCCCTCGCTTTAGGCCCGGTTGCGGAACACCTTTCTCTGGTTAATTTCTGA
- the kdpB gene encoding potassium-transporting ATPase subunit KdpB, protein MSRKQQALFEPGLIRQALIDSFKKLAPQVQWRNPVMFIVWVGSIITTLLGIAMFTGLQQGDALFTLAISLWLWFTVLFANFAEALAEGRSKAQANSLKGVKKTSWARKLRSPQHDAQVDHIPAADLRKGDVVLVEAGDIIPCDGEVLEGGASVDESAITGESAPVIRESGGDFASVTGGTRILSDWLVIQCSVNPGETFLDRMIAMVESAQRRKTPNEIALTILLVALTIVLLLATATLWPFSAYGGQAASVTVLVALLVCLIPTTIGGLLSAIGVAGMSRMLGANVIATSGRAVEAAGDIDVLLLDKTGTITLGNRQASAFLPAPGVDEKELADAAQLASLADETPEGRSIVVLAKQRFNLRERDVQNLQATFVPFTAQTRMSGINIQDRMIRKGSVDAIRRHVEVNNGHFPAQVDTLVEGVARQGGTPLVVAEGANVLGVIALKDIVKGGIKERFAQLRQMGIKTVMITGDNRLTAAAIAAEAGVDDFLSEATPEAKLALIRQYQAEGRLVAMTGDGTNDAPALAQADVAVAMNSGTQAAKEAGNMVDLDSNPTKLIEVVHIGKQMLMTRGSLTTFSIANDVAKYFAIIPAAFAVTYPQLNALNVMHLHSPASAILSAVIFNALIIICLIPLALKGISYKPLSAAAMLRRNLWIYGLGGIVVPFIGIKVIDVILTVLGLV, encoded by the coding sequence ATGAGTCGCAAGCAACAGGCGCTGTTTGAACCTGGTCTGATCCGTCAGGCGCTAATTGATTCTTTTAAAAAGCTCGCCCCTCAGGTGCAGTGGCGCAACCCGGTGATGTTTATCGTCTGGGTGGGGAGCATCATCACTACCCTGCTTGGGATAGCGATGTTCACCGGCCTGCAGCAAGGTGATGCCCTCTTTACCCTCGCTATCAGCCTGTGGCTGTGGTTTACCGTGCTGTTCGCCAACTTTGCGGAAGCTCTGGCGGAGGGCCGCAGCAAGGCCCAGGCGAATAGCCTGAAAGGGGTGAAAAAAACCAGCTGGGCGCGCAAACTGCGCAGCCCGCAGCACGATGCCCAGGTTGACCATATTCCGGCAGCCGATCTGCGTAAAGGCGACGTCGTGCTGGTGGAAGCCGGGGACATTATCCCGTGCGATGGCGAAGTCCTTGAAGGTGGCGCATCGGTTGATGAAAGCGCCATCACCGGGGAGTCCGCTCCGGTTATTCGTGAGTCCGGCGGCGACTTCGCCTCGGTGACCGGCGGGACACGCATTCTGTCCGACTGGCTGGTTATTCAGTGCAGCGTGAACCCAGGGGAAACCTTCCTCGACCGCATGATTGCCATGGTTGAAAGCGCCCAGCGTCGTAAAACGCCGAACGAAATCGCCCTGACTATTCTGCTGGTGGCGCTGACCATCGTGCTGCTGCTGGCGACCGCCACCCTGTGGCCGTTCTCCGCCTACGGCGGCCAGGCGGCAAGCGTGACCGTACTGGTTGCCCTGCTGGTCTGCCTGATCCCAACCACCATCGGCGGCCTGCTTTCTGCCATCGGCGTGGCCGGGATGAGCCGTATGCTGGGTGCGAACGTCATCGCCACCAGCGGCCGTGCGGTAGAGGCTGCCGGGGATATCGACGTCCTGCTGCTGGATAAAACCGGCACCATCACGCTCGGCAACCGCCAGGCTTCTGCTTTCCTGCCTGCTCCTGGCGTGGATGAAAAAGAGCTGGCCGATGCGGCCCAGTTGGCCTCACTGGCGGATGAAACCCCGGAAGGCCGCAGCATCGTGGTTCTGGCGAAACAGCGCTTTAACCTGCGCGAACGCGACGTGCAAAACCTGCAGGCGACCTTTGTGCCGTTTACCGCACAAACCCGCATGAGCGGCATCAACATTCAGGACCGCATGATCCGTAAAGGCTCAGTGGACGCCATTCGTCGCCATGTAGAGGTGAATAACGGCCACTTCCCGGCTCAGGTCGACACGCTGGTTGAAGGCGTGGCTCGCCAGGGCGGTACGCCGCTGGTGGTTGCCGAAGGCGCTAACGTGCTGGGCGTGATTGCGCTGAAAGATATCGTTAAAGGCGGCATTAAAGAGCGTTTCGCCCAGCTGCGCCAGATGGGCATCAAAACGGTGATGATCACCGGGGATAACCGCCTGACCGCCGCCGCCATCGCCGCCGAAGCCGGGGTGGACGACTTCCTGTCAGAAGCCACGCCGGAAGCGAAACTGGCGCTGATCCGTCAGTATCAGGCCGAAGGTCGGCTGGTCGCCATGACCGGCGACGGCACCAACGACGCCCCTGCGCTGGCGCAGGCTGACGTAGCGGTGGCGATGAACTCCGGAACCCAGGCGGCGAAAGAAGCCGGCAACATGGTGGATCTGGATTCTAACCCGACCAAGCTGATTGAAGTGGTGCATATCGGTAAGCAGATGCTGATGACGCGCGGGTCGCTGACCACCTTCAGTATCGCCAACGACGTGGCGAAATACTTCGCCATTATCCCGGCGGCGTTTGCGGTGACCTATCCGCAGCTTAACGCGCTGAACGTGATGCACCTGCACTCCCCTGCCTCAGCCATTCTGAGCGCGGTGATTTTCAATGCGCTGATCATCATCTGCCTGATCCCGCTGGCGCTAAAAGGCATCAGCTATAAGCCGCTGAGCGCTGCGGCCATGCTGCGCCGCAACCTGTGGATTTATGGTCTGGGCGGTATCGTCGTGCCGTTTATTGGTATCAAAGTGATTGACGTGATCCTGACCGTACTCGGTCTGGTCTAA